The Elusimicrobiota bacterium genomic interval TGCGAGGCCCGCACCGGCGTCTGCGCCAAGTGTTACGGCATGAACAACGCCACCGCCCGCATGGTGGAGATGGGAGAGGCCGTGGGCATCATCGCCGCGCAGTCCATCGGCGAGCCAGGCACCCAGCTCACTTTGCGCACCTTCCACATCGGAGGAACCGCCTCTCGCGTGGCCAAGCGCTCCCAAGTCGTGGCCGGCAGGGAAGGAACCGCCGAGTTCAAGAACGTGCGCACCTTGAAGAACCGCGAGGGACAGATCGTGGTGGTGTCCCGCGCCGGAACCCTTTCCATAAAGGACAAGGAGAGCGGGGCGCACGAGGAGCTGAGGTTGGTTTACGGAGCCCGCCTCAAGGTTTCCGACGGGGCCCGGGTCGCCGCCGGCGAGCTCCTGGCCGAGTGGGATCCCTACACCATGCCCATTATCGCCGAGCACGAGGGATCGGTTCGGCTCGTGGACGTGCGCGAGGGCGTCACCCTCCACGAGGAGCGCAACAAGATCACCGGCATCATCGAGCGCAAGATCATCGAGCAGGAGACCCGGCGCGCGGACAAGGAGAGCGGCTCCAAGAGGCTCAACCCCCGCGTCATCATCGAAAAGGGCGGCAAGGACGTGGCCAATTACCCCTTGCCCACCGACACCACCCTCGTGGTGGAGGCCGGCCAGGACGTGCATCCCGGAGATGTCCTCGCCAAGATCCCGCAGGAGATCACCAAGTCCAAGGACATCACCGGGGGTCTCCCCCGAGTTTCCGAGCTTTTCGAGGCTCGCCGTCCCAAGAGCTCCGCCATCATCGCGGAGATAGAGGGCGTGGTCTCCCTGGGCGTGGGCCCCAAGGGCCTGGTCCAGGTCTCGGTGCGCAATGAGGAGACGGACCTCGTGCGCGAGTATCTCATTCCCCAGGGCAAGCATCTCGTGGTCTACGAAGGCGATCGCGTGGGCGTGGGCGAGGCCATCACCGACGGCGTCATCAACCCGCACGACATCCTGCGCGTCAAGGGCATCAAGGAAGTCCAGGAATTTCTGGTCAACGCGATCCAGGAGGTTTACCGCCTCCAGGGCGTGGCCATTTCCGACCGGCACATCGAGTGCATCGTGCGCCAGATGCTCCAGAACGTCAAGATCTCCAACTCGGGAGACACCTCCTTCTTGAAAGGCGAGATTGTCAATCGCTTCTTCTTCGGGGACTCCAACCGCGAGATTCGAGAGAAGGGAGGCAAGGAGGCCCAGGCCGAGCCGGTGCTCTTGGGGATCACCAAGGCTTCCTTGGCTTCCAGCTCCTTTGTGTCCGCCGCCAGCTTCCAGGAGACGACCCGCGTCCTCACCGAGGCTGCGACCACGTCGAAGATAGATTATTTGAAAGGCCTCAAGGAGAACGTCATCATCGGCCACATGATTCCGGCCGGCACCGGGCTTCTGGCCCGCGCGAGGATAGAGGCCATGATGGCCCAAGCCGCAGGAGAGAAATAATGCCTACGATCAATCAGCTTATACGCCACGGAAGGAGCAAGGCCAGAAGCCGGCCCAAGGCTCCGGCCCTCATGGGCTGCCCGCAGAGGCGGGGTGTCTGCACCCAGGTCAAGACCACCACGCCCAAAAAGCCGAACTCGGCCCTGCGCAAGATCGCGCGCATCAAGCTCACCAACGGCATCGAGGTGACGGGCTACATTCCCGGAGTGGGCCATAACCTGCAGGAGCACTCCATCGTTTTGATCCGCGGAGGCCGCGTGAAAGACCTCCCCGGCGTGCGCTACCACATCATCCGCGGCGTCCTCGACGCCGCGGGGGTGGAGGGGCGTCGTCAAGGGCGTTCACTCTATGGCGCGAAGCGCCCTAAAGAAGCCGCCGCTAAAGCTTAAGGTTTTTGCATAGGAGATAACGTATGCCCAGAAAAGGCCTAAGACCGAGAGACCGCCGGGGGCTTGCTCCCGCCGACCACAAATACCATTCCGTCCTGGTTTCGCGCTTCATTAACAAGCTCAACTATCAAGGCAAGAAGAGCACGGTGGAAGGGGTGATGTACGACGCCATGGGCATCGTCGCGGACAAGACCAAGCAGGACGCGCTCGTCGTGTTCACCCAAGCCATCGAGAACGTCCGGCCCTTGCTCGAGGTCAAGGCCCGCCGCGTGGGCGGAGCCACCTACCAAGTTCCAGTAGAAGTTCAGCAGAATCGCTCCACCACGATCGCCATGCGCTGGATCATCGACGCGGCCCGTCAGAAGAGCGGCAAGCCCATGGCCAGCCGCTTAGCCGAGGAGATTCTGTCCGCCAACAAAAAGGAAGGCATCG includes:
- the rpsG gene encoding 30S ribosomal protein S7, which encodes MPRKGLRPRDRRGLAPADHKYHSVLVSRFINKLNYQGKKSTVEGVMYDAMGIVADKTKQDALVVFTQAIENVRPLLEVKARRVGGATYQVPVEVQQNRSTTIAMRWIIDAARQKSGKPMASRLAEEILSANKKEGIAFKKREDTHKMAEANRAFAHYRW
- a CDS encoding 30S ribosomal protein S12 translates to MPTINQLIRHGRSKARSRPKAPALMGCPQRRGVCTQVKTTTPKKPNSALRKIARIKLTNGIEVTGYIPGVGHNLQEHSIVLIRGGRVKDLPGVRYHIIRGVLDAAGVEGRRQGRSLYGAKRPKEAAAKA